The Oxalobacteraceae bacterium OTU3CINTB1 genome includes a window with the following:
- a CDS encoding transposase codes for MTRPLRLEFAGALYHITSRGDRKNTIFRDDIDRSKWISILELVCTRYNFSVLGFCQMTNHYHLIVETVEGNLSQGMQQLNGFYSQYFNRRHEVVGHLFQGRYKAILVQRETYLLELTRYVVLNPVRAGFVTSPDNWRWSSHACVIGTVPARAWLDTAATLRHFGMERASAVDAYLRFVMEGIGHESPLKNVSHQLLLGDKAFVAKNSGSAAREKFLAVAKAQRRAVSLSLEEYRLQYPNRDDAMAHAYHSTAYTMEQIAAHFSVSSKTVSRVVNASKRSSPCPNVGTDPERCER; via the coding sequence ATGACCCGACCTCTCCGACTAGAATTTGCAGGCGCTCTCTATCACATAACCTCCAGGGGCGACCGAAAAAATACGATCTTCCGGGACGATATCGACCGTTCTAAGTGGATCTCCATCCTTGAACTCGTGTGCACGCGGTACAACTTTTCGGTACTCGGATTTTGCCAAATGACAAACCACTACCACTTGATCGTTGAGACGGTCGAGGGCAATCTCTCGCAAGGCATGCAGCAACTCAACGGTTTTTATTCGCAATATTTCAATCGCCGACACGAAGTCGTTGGGCACCTGTTCCAAGGTCGCTACAAGGCGATTTTGGTGCAGCGGGAGACGTATTTGCTCGAACTAACCAGATATGTGGTTTTAAACCCGGTGCGCGCGGGCTTCGTGACGTCGCCGGATAACTGGCGCTGGAGCAGTCACGCTTGCGTTATCGGAACGGTCCCCGCCCGCGCATGGCTGGACACGGCCGCAACACTACGGCACTTCGGGATGGAGCGCGCGTCGGCGGTGGACGCCTATCTTCGCTTCGTCATGGAAGGAATCGGCCACGAGAGCCCGCTTAAAAACGTTAGTCATCAATTGCTGCTCGGTGACAAAGCCTTCGTGGCCAAGAATTCAGGCAGCGCAGCGCGCGAGAAATTTCTTGCCGTTGCCAAAGCGCAGCGTCGTGCCGTCAGCCTATCCTTGGAGGAGTATCGGTTGCAATATCCAAATAGGGATGATGCCATGGCACACGCATACCACTCCACCGCTTATACGATGGAACAGATCGCCGCCCATTTCAGCGTCTCGTCGAAAACTGTGAGTCGAGTGGTGAACGCGTCCAAACGGAGCAGCCCGTGTCCGAATGTCGGCACTGACCCCGAGCGCTGCGAGCGTTAG
- a CDS encoding ABC transporter ATP-binding protein: MLSISNLHAAYGKVEVLHGISLDVPKGKLVTLIGSNGAGKTTTMRAISGMIKPKGGKVTLDGKDITGFDSHRIARAGLAHSPEGRRVFASMTVTDNLLLGAFPRFTRARPKGDIKHDLEKALELFPRLKERQGQLAGTLSGGEQQMLAMARAIMLNPDVVLLDEPSMGLAPILVEEVFRIILRLKSEGVTMLLVEQFAAAALNVADYGYVLENGSISVHGPAESLKTDPKVIAAYLGGGH; this comes from the coding sequence ATGCTATCGATCTCCAATCTGCACGCCGCCTACGGCAAAGTCGAAGTCCTGCACGGCATTTCGCTGGACGTCCCCAAGGGCAAGCTGGTGACCCTGATCGGTTCCAACGGCGCCGGCAAAACCACCACCATGCGCGCCATCTCCGGCATGATCAAGCCGAAAGGCGGCAAGGTTACCTTGGACGGCAAGGACATCACCGGCTTCGACTCGCACCGGATCGCCCGCGCCGGCCTGGCGCATTCGCCGGAGGGGCGGCGGGTGTTTGCCTCGATGACGGTGACGGACAACCTGCTGCTCGGCGCCTTTCCGCGCTTCACGCGCGCGCGGCCCAAGGGCGACATCAAGCACGACCTGGAAAAGGCGCTGGAGCTGTTCCCGCGCCTGAAGGAGCGGCAGGGGCAACTGGCCGGCACCTTGTCCGGCGGCGAGCAGCAAATGCTGGCGATGGCGCGCGCCATCATGCTCAACCCGGACGTGGTGCTGCTGGACGAACCGTCGATGGGGCTGGCGCCGATCCTGGTCGAGGAGGTGTTCCGCATCATCCTGCGCCTGAAGTCGGAAGGGGTAACGATGCTGCTGGTCGAGCAGTTCGCCGCCGCCGCGCTGAACGTGGCCGATTACGGCTATGTGCTGGAGAATGGCAGTATCTCCGTGCATGGCCCGGCCGAGAGCCTGAAGACCGATCCGAAGGTCATCGCCGCTTACCTGGGCGGCGGCCATTGA
- a CDS encoding branched-chain amino acid ABC transporter ATP-binding protein/permease has product MNKTIVAASVVGLAVLALYPVLIPNPYYIHLFETILIYAILLFGLDIVVGYTGQVSLGHAGLFGIGSYVTGVLVFKLGAPFWIAMPGSVLGAALFGAVLALPALRVTGPYLAMVTLAFGTIIQILINEMTFLTEGPMGLKLSKPEILGHKLDEVEYYYMCAALMVVSLLVVHRILKSNLGRAFEALRDSPIASDCMGVSVYRYKVYAFIISAGFAGLAGSLYAYSEEYISPNTYNFELTILFLLAVIMGGRKTRSGALIGALIVVMLPSLLADIELFRKIAVIAAVLGVIGSAFMLAKKRATLRGVLVPLVATIGMAAFSFKLENIVDWRLTIFGLMTLFVVYYLQDGIVGFLKSLLGKGAVHAKAVQASGAEAFARAEGGNAGETLLDVNQILMQFGGLKALNQVDMHVIQGSVHGLIGPNGSGKSTMMNVLTGIYKPTAGQVRFSGAVISGRTPSQIALGGVARTFQNVQLFGEMTATENVLVGLHNTFKSNVLDVMLQTPRYKREERAARDRAASILEFVGLTAMANEEARNLPYGKQRLLEIGRALGLSPRLLLLDEPAAGLTAPDIKELMAIIRKIRDHGITIILIEHHMDVVMALSDTVTVLDFGQKIAEGAPAAVQSDPKVIEAYLGGSSEEHGGPAAPVVH; this is encoded by the coding sequence ATGAACAAGACGATCGTCGCGGCAAGCGTGGTGGGCCTGGCGGTGCTGGCGCTGTATCCGGTGCTGATACCCAACCCGTACTACATTCATCTTTTCGAAACCATACTGATATACGCGATCCTGCTGTTCGGGCTCGATATCGTGGTCGGCTACACCGGGCAGGTGTCGCTCGGCCACGCCGGCTTGTTCGGCATCGGCTCCTATGTCACCGGGGTGCTGGTGTTCAAACTGGGCGCGCCGTTCTGGATCGCGATGCCAGGCAGCGTGCTGGGGGCGGCGTTGTTCGGCGCGGTGCTGGCGCTGCCGGCCCTGCGCGTGACGGGCCCGTACCTGGCGATGGTGACGCTGGCATTCGGCACCATCATCCAGATCCTGATCAACGAGATGACCTTCCTGACCGAAGGGCCGATGGGACTGAAGTTGTCCAAACCGGAGATCCTCGGCCACAAGCTGGATGAAGTCGAGTACTACTACATGTGCGCCGCGCTGATGGTGGTGTCGCTGCTGGTCGTGCACCGGATATTGAAGTCCAACCTGGGCCGCGCCTTCGAAGCGCTGCGCGACAGCCCGATCGCCTCCGACTGCATGGGCGTTTCGGTGTACCGCTACAAGGTTTACGCCTTCATCATCAGCGCCGGTTTCGCCGGGCTGGCGGGGAGCCTTTACGCGTATTCGGAGGAATACATCTCGCCCAACACCTACAACTTCGAACTGACCATCCTGTTCCTGCTGGCCGTGATCATGGGCGGCCGCAAGACCCGGTCGGGGGCGCTGATCGGGGCGCTGATCGTGGTCATGCTGCCCAGCCTTCTGGCGGATATCGAGTTGTTCCGCAAGATCGCCGTCATTGCGGCGGTGCTGGGCGTGATCGGTTCGGCGTTCATGCTGGCGAAGAAGCGCGCCACCTTGCGCGGCGTGCTGGTGCCGCTGGTGGCGACGATCGGCATGGCCGCCTTCTCGTTCAAACTGGAGAACATCGTCGACTGGCGCCTGACCATCTTCGGTTTGATGACGCTGTTCGTCGTCTACTATCTGCAGGACGGCATCGTCGGCTTCCTGAAAAGCTTGCTGGGCAAGGGAGCGGTGCACGCCAAGGCGGTGCAGGCCAGCGGCGCGGAGGCGTTCGCGCGTGCCGAGGGTGGCAACGCCGGCGAAACGCTGCTCGATGTGAACCAGATCCTGATGCAGTTCGGCGGTTTGAAAGCGCTCAACCAGGTCGACATGCACGTGATCCAGGGCTCGGTGCACGGTTTGATCGGCCCCAATGGCTCGGGCAAGAGCACGATGATGAACGTGCTGACCGGGATCTACAAGCCGACCGCCGGCCAGGTCAGGTTCTCCGGCGCGGTGATCTCGGGCCGCACGCCGTCGCAGATCGCGTTGGGCGGCGTCGCCCGCACGTTCCAGAACGTGCAGCTGTTCGGCGAGATGACTGCCACCGAAAATGTGCTGGTCGGCCTGCACAACACCTTCAAGTCGAATGTGCTGGATGTGATGCTGCAAACGCCGCGCTACAAACGAGAGGAGCGCGCCGCGCGCGACCGCGCAGCCAGCATATTGGAGTTCGTCGGGCTGACGGCGATGGCCAACGAGGAGGCGCGCAACCTCCCGTACGGCAAACAGCGGCTGCTGGAGATCGGCCGCGCGCTCGGACTCAGTCCGCGCCTGCTGCTGCTTGACGAACCGGCGGCCGGCCTGACCGCGCCGGACATCAAGGAGCTGATGGCGATCATCCGCAAGATCCGCGACCACGGCATCACCATCATCCTGATCGAGCACCACATGGACGTGGTGATGGCGCTGTCCGACACCGTCACGGTGCTGGACTTCGGCCAGAAGATCGCCGAGGGCGCACCGGCGGCGGTGCAAAGCGATCCGAAAGTGATCGAAGCCTACCTCGGTGGGAGCAGCGAAGAACATGGCGGCCCGGCGGCGCCGGTCGTACACTAA
- a CDS encoding branched-chain amino acid ABC transporter permease, which produces MEILLQLVFSGIALGMIYAVIAFGYQLTFATSGTLNFGQGESLMLGALVGLSLVGTIHGGPYMSYLLMIPLVIIFGALQGMFVEWIGVRPAIKIKSEFGWIMSTIALAIIFKNVAENIWGKDDLTFPSPLSSTPFQIFGANVQPMQVAVIVGALAIMAAVEIFNRKSIYGKAVVATSNDRDAAGLMGINTSMVITFSYALSSATAAFAGVLVAPLTLTGATMGASLGLKAFAVAIIGGLTSGVGAIVGGLLLGITETTAGYYISTGYKDVPGLLLLLLVLAIKPSGLFGKAAIKKV; this is translated from the coding sequence ATGGAAATCCTGTTACAACTCGTCTTCAGCGGCATCGCGCTCGGCATGATCTACGCCGTCATCGCATTCGGCTACCAGCTCACGTTCGCCACCTCCGGCACGCTCAACTTCGGCCAGGGCGAATCGCTGATGCTCGGCGCGCTGGTCGGCCTTAGCCTGGTCGGCACCATCCACGGCGGTCCTTACATGAGTTATCTGCTGATGATCCCCCTGGTGATCATCTTCGGCGCGCTGCAAGGCATGTTCGTCGAATGGATAGGCGTGCGGCCGGCGATTAAGATCAAGTCGGAATTCGGCTGGATCATGTCGACCATCGCGCTGGCCATCATCTTCAAGAACGTGGCCGAGAATATCTGGGGCAAGGACGACCTCACGTTCCCGTCGCCGCTCAGCTCCACGCCGTTCCAGATTTTCGGCGCCAACGTGCAGCCGATGCAGGTGGCGGTCATCGTCGGGGCGCTCGCCATCATGGCGGCGGTCGAAATATTCAACCGCAAATCGATCTACGGCAAGGCCGTCGTCGCCACCTCCAACGACCGTGACGCGGCGGGACTGATGGGCATCAACACCAGTATGGTGATCACGTTCTCGTACGCGCTGTCGTCGGCCACCGCCGCTTTCGCCGGCGTGCTGGTGGCGCCGCTGACCCTGACCGGCGCCACCATGGGCGCCTCGCTCGGCCTCAAGGCCTTCGCCGTCGCCATCATCGGCGGCCTGACCTCAGGTGTCGGCGCCATCGTCGGCGGCCTGCTGTTGGGGATCACCGAAACCACCGCTGGCTACTACATCTCGACCGGCTACAAGGATGTACCGGGATTGTTGTTGCTGCTGCTGGTACTCGCCATCAAGCCGTCCGGCCTGTTCGGCAAAGCCGCCATCAAAAAGGTCTGA
- a CDS encoding ABC transporter substrate-binding protein produces the protein MDFKLNLLAAALVLGFSSSAMAADPIKIGVAGPFTGGSAPMGVSMRDGVKLAVADINAKGGVLGRQLQIVERDDEAKPERGVQIAQELINKEKVVATVGYINTGVALASQRFYQEARIPVMNNVATGSIITKQFADKPENYIFRNAANDQIQSQMIIQEAVDSRKFKKVAILADSTNYGQLGREDLEKALDKKGMKAVATEKYNIKDVDMTAQLLKAKQAGAEVVLTYGIGPELAQIANGMEKLNWKVPMIGSWTLSMGNFIDNAGKNGNGTRMPQTFIQEATTPKRKAFIDAYVKAYNPPGGRMPSPVSAAQGYDSIFLLAAAIKQANSTEGPKIKAALENLNEKIDGVVTSYSKPFSKDNHEAITADITVFGEVKDGKVIPVK, from the coding sequence ATGGATTTCAAACTGAATTTGCTGGCCGCTGCATTGGTACTCGGTTTTTCTTCTTCCGCCATGGCGGCGGACCCCATCAAGATCGGCGTGGCCGGTCCGTTCACCGGCGGCTCGGCGCCGATGGGCGTGTCCATGCGCGACGGCGTCAAGCTGGCCGTTGCCGACATCAACGCCAAGGGCGGAGTGCTGGGCCGCCAGTTGCAGATCGTCGAGCGCGACGACGAAGCCAAACCGGAACGCGGCGTGCAGATCGCCCAGGAATTGATCAACAAGGAGAAGGTGGTCGCCACCGTCGGCTACATCAACACCGGCGTCGCGCTGGCGTCGCAACGCTTCTACCAGGAAGCCAGGATCCCGGTCATGAACAACGTCGCCACCGGCTCGATCATCACCAAGCAGTTCGCCGACAAGCCGGAGAACTACATCTTCCGCAACGCCGCCAACGACCAAATCCAGTCGCAGATGATCATCCAGGAGGCGGTCGACAGCCGCAAGTTCAAGAAGGTCGCCATCCTGGCCGACTCCACCAACTACGGCCAGCTGGGCCGCGAGGATCTGGAGAAGGCGCTCGATAAAAAGGGCATGAAGGCCGTCGCCACCGAAAAATACAATATCAAGGACGTCGACATGACGGCCCAACTGCTCAAGGCCAAGCAGGCCGGCGCCGAAGTGGTGCTCACCTACGGCATCGGCCCGGAGTTGGCGCAAATCGCCAACGGCATGGAAAAGCTGAACTGGAAAGTGCCGATGATCGGCAGCTGGACGCTGTCTATGGGGAACTTCATCGACAACGCCGGCAAGAACGGCAACGGCACCCGCATGCCGCAAACCTTCATCCAGGAGGCCACCACCCCGAAGCGCAAAGCGTTCATCGACGCCTACGTGAAGGCCTACAATCCACCGGGCGGGCGCATGCCGTCGCCGGTGTCGGCCGCCCAGGGCTACGATTCGATCTTCCTGCTGGCCGCCGCCATCAAGCAGGCCAATTCCACCGAGGGACCGAAGATCAAGGCCGCGCTGGAAAACCTCAACGAGAAGATCGACGGCGTCGTCACGTCGTACAGCAAGCCATTCAGCAAGGATAACCACGAGGCCATCACCGCCGACATCACCGTCTTCGGTGAAGTCAAGGACGGCAAAGTCATTCCGGTCAAGTAA
- a CDS encoding sel1 repeat family protein, translating into MRKICAVLALLAAATGTGLGPASAAPVDEARLYLRGGQGASVDLPKAFSLFSGAAKAGDPQAAYYLGMMYQNGMSVPRDAKAAAYWLQFAANRQMPAAMFALANLYLSGDGVKRDDQAARRLIEKAADLEYPDAVMAMAIGLRDGSMGFERNEALAETQMRFANRALKQKSTGGM; encoded by the coding sequence ATGCGAAAAATATGTGCGGTACTGGCGTTGCTGGCGGCGGCTACGGGTACGGGCCTCGGCCCGGCCAGCGCCGCTCCGGTGGACGAGGCGCGCCTTTACCTGCGCGGGGGGCAGGGCGCCAGTGTCGATTTGCCGAAGGCGTTCTCGCTGTTCTCCGGCGCGGCCAAGGCCGGCGATCCTCAAGCCGCTTATTATCTAGGAATGATGTACCAGAACGGCATGTCCGTTCCGCGCGACGCCAAGGCGGCCGCGTACTGGCTGCAGTTCGCCGCCAACCGCCAGATGCCGGCGGCGATGTTCGCGCTGGCGAATCTGTATCTGAGCGGCGACGGCGTCAAACGCGACGATCAGGCCGCGCGCCGCCTGATCGAAAAGGCTGCCGATCTTGAATATCCGGATGCGGTGATGGCGATGGCCATCGGCCTGCGCGACGGCTCCATGGGTTTCGAGCGTAACGAGGCGCTGGCCGAGACCCAGATGCGGTTCGCCAACCGCGCCTTGAAGCAGAAGTCCACCGGCGGCATGTAG
- a CDS encoding bifunctional 2',3'-cyclic-nucleotide 2'-phosphodiesterase/3'-nucleotidase, whose protein sequence is MRASIVLPLLLIGCGSLPPHGPTPVGTEATLALLETTDLHANVLGYDYYKLKADPSIGLERTATLIKQARAEFPNNLLLDNGDALQGTALADYQALVAPVGCDQPPAIYKAMNLLGVDGAGIGNHEFNYGLAYLNQVTGSHFDVDGVAADAPRCAGPVFPIVLANIYSARTRQPLFAPYSILTRQIAATGPDGKPVTATIKVGIIGFAPPGILSWDKHWLDGKVYAEGVRETALKYIPQMRAQGADLVVAISHGGLDGAPYTPEMENANYYLAQLPGVDAMLIGHAHQQFPNAASTVDSFNLPGVDKAKGTVQGVPAVMASLWGKHLGVIGLRLKYDGKVWVVDKSRTTVEARGTRNADRTYVAADPAVGALIADEHEATIRYVKAPIGTSDFRMSSYFADAGDVSAIQLVNQAQTDYVVNYVKANLPRYAALPVLSMASPFKAGAAGVGDYTDVKAGGVALNNAADLYLYPNALHAVKLDGAGLKAWLEKSAERFNRIDPASGAQQELVNSSFSSFNFDMLTSADVSYRIDVTKPAGQRIVALHYKGAPIAPSQEFLVATNNYRASGGGNFPGLDGGKTVLEAPDSSRDVLISYIKQAKTLTRARNGSTRSWRFVPVTTKGAVVFHAPPNMIELAREAGLTWVSQIKPDDGGGKGFALYAIDLSKQVEER, encoded by the coding sequence ATGCGCGCGTCCATCGTCCTGCCTCTTTTGCTGATCGGCTGCGGCAGCCTGCCACCGCACGGCCCGACGCCGGTCGGCACCGAGGCCACGCTGGCGCTGCTGGAGACGACGGACCTGCACGCGAACGTGCTCGGTTACGACTACTACAAACTCAAGGCCGATCCGTCGATAGGGCTGGAGCGCACCGCTACCCTGATCAAGCAGGCGCGCGCCGAATTCCCCAACAACCTGCTGCTCGATAACGGCGATGCGCTGCAAGGCACGGCGCTGGCCGACTACCAGGCGCTGGTCGCCCCGGTCGGCTGCGACCAGCCGCCGGCGATCTACAAGGCCATGAATCTGCTCGGTGTCGACGGCGCCGGCATTGGCAACCACGAATTCAATTATGGCCTGGCGTACCTGAACCAGGTCACCGGCAGCCATTTCGATGTCGACGGTGTCGCCGCCGACGCGCCGCGCTGCGCCGGTCCCGTGTTCCCGATCGTGCTGGCGAATATCTACAGCGCCCGCACCCGGCAGCCGCTGTTCGCGCCCTACAGCATTCTCACGCGCCAGATCGCCGCCACCGGCCCGGATGGCAAGCCGGTGACGGCCACCATCAAGGTCGGCATCATCGGCTTCGCGCCGCCGGGCATCCTGTCGTGGGACAAGCACTGGCTGGACGGTAAAGTCTATGCCGAAGGCGTGCGCGAAACGGCGTTGAAGTACATCCCGCAGATGCGCGCGCAGGGCGCCGATCTGGTGGTGGCGATCTCGCACGGCGGGCTCGATGGCGCTCCGTACACGCCGGAGATGGAAAACGCCAATTACTATCTGGCGCAGTTGCCGGGTGTCGACGCGATGCTGATCGGCCACGCGCACCAGCAGTTCCCCAACGCGGCCAGCACCGTCGACTCTTTCAATTTGCCCGGCGTGGACAAGGCCAAGGGCACCGTGCAAGGCGTGCCGGCCGTGATGGCCAGCTTGTGGGGCAAGCACCTGGGCGTGATCGGCCTGCGCCTGAAGTATGACGGCAAGGTCTGGGTGGTCGACAAAAGCCGCACCACGGTCGAAGCGCGCGGCACGCGCAACGCCGACCGCACTTACGTCGCCGCCGATCCGGCGGTCGGCGCGCTGATCGCCGACGAGCACGAGGCGACCATCCGCTATGTGAAGGCGCCGATCGGCACCAGCGACTTCCGCATGTCGTCGTATTTCGCCGATGCCGGCGACGTCAGCGCCATCCAGCTGGTGAACCAGGCGCAGACCGACTACGTGGTGAACTACGTCAAGGCCAACCTGCCCAGGTACGCGGCCTTGCCGGTGCTGTCGATGGCGTCGCCTTTCAAGGCCGGCGCGGCGGGCGTGGGCGACTACACCGACGTCAAGGCGGGCGGCGTGGCGCTCAACAACGCGGCCGACCTGTATTTGTATCCGAACGCGCTGCACGCCGTGAAGCTGGACGGCGCCGGGCTCAAAGCGTGGCTGGAGAAGTCGGCCGAGCGCTTCAACCGCATCGATCCCGCCAGCGGCGCGCAGCAGGAGCTGGTCAATTCGTCCTTCTCCAGCTTTAACTTCGATATGCTGACCAGCGCCGACGTCAGTTACCGGATCGACGTGACCAAGCCGGCCGGCCAGCGCATCGTCGCGTTGCACTATAAAGGTGCGCCGATCGCACCGTCGCAGGAGTTCCTGGTCGCGACCAATAACTACCGCGCCAGCGGCGGCGGCAATTTCCCCGGCCTCGATGGCGGCAAGACGGTGCTCGAGGCGCCGGACAGCAGCCGCGATGTGCTGATTTCCTATATCAAGCAGGCCAAGACCCTGACCCGCGCGCGCAATGGATCGACCCGGAGCTGGCGTTTCGTCCCCGTGACGACCAAAGGCGCGGTGGTGTTCCACGCGCCGCCCAATATGATCGAACTGGCCAGGGAGGCGGGGCTGACATGGGTCTCGCAGATCAAACCGGATGATGGCGGCGGCAAGGGCTTCGCCCTGTACGCCATCGACTTGTCGAAGCAAGTGGAGGAGCGATGA